TGCGGGCAAGGTTGCCACCATGCCTACCCCACCGACCCCGCCGACCCCGCCGTCGCCCGCGGCGTCGCCTTCCGCGCCGGTCCCGGACGGTTCACGGCCGGGTTCTGCCCACCCGGATCTGGCCAGACTGGTCACCGCCTCGGTGTGGATCCTGCGGGGGGAGACGCGCAGACGAGCGTTCGCGCCGAGCGCGCGGGTCGTGCCGCTGGACCCCGCGGGAGCGCCGGCCGGCGACCCCTCCACCAACCTGCTGGCGGCCACCGCGGGCGAGCCCGACCACGCGCTGCGGGTCGACCTGGCCGTGGCCGGGCTGGACCGGGTGCTGACCGGCGACCCGGACGCCGATGCGGCGGGGAGTCCGCACCGGCCACGGCCGAGCCGGCGTGCCGCCCTGGTGACGGTACGCCCCGGCCCGCTGGAGACTCTCGACGACGACCACGCCTGGTCGCGCGCCTGGCTGATCGCCTGCGCGATCGTGGGGGCGCAGCCGCATCCGGTCTACGTCGCGACCCGGATCGGATGGTTCGACCTCACCGTGCCGTCGGCCACAGTGGTGGTGCCGCGCCTACGGGGGTCGGGAGCGCGGGGCTTCGGGCACGGTTCGCGGTGACGGCCGTGGGGGCCGCGAGGTTCACGGGCCTGGGGGTTGCTGGAAAGGCGATCTCCCCGGCCGGTCTCCGGGCCGCCGGCCGGTCGAGGTACTGGTACTCGAAGGTCAGGGGGTCAAAATCGGAACACGGCTACTCGACGGCCGCGACCTGCTTTCGGCTCGGCACCTCGGTGCTCGAGCGCCGGGCGGCCGTACGCGACGACTCGGTGGTGCCGCCCCAGACGCCGTAGGGTTCGGGACGCTTCAGGGCGTGCTTCTGGCATGGTGTGCGCACAGGGCACTTGTCGCAGATGGCAAGGGCGCGCGCCTCACGGGCCAGGCGTTCGTGCTGGGACTCCCTCTCCGGTCCGTAGAAGAGTTCGGACGGCTCGTCGCAGCAGGCCGCCTGCTCGTGCCACTCCAGGAACGGCTCGACGACGATGAGGCGGCGTCCGCCTGGACGGGTGGATCGCTGTCTGATGGGCATGGTCACCTCCTTCTCGGAGTTGTGACGTCTCACAACACTGGACGGTTGCCTGCCCGGGCGATCTCGTGGAATTTATGTGCGCAGCACAAAGCCGGAGTGTTCGGAGTTGGCTGGTCGCCGCTGGAAAGACGGGCCGGGGCGCGCGAACGACCGCCCGGAACAGCTTGACGGAGCGGCCGGCTCTGCCCGGGACAGGCGGAAACGAACCATGGACCGCCGGACACGAACCGTGGACTGCTGGACATGAGCCGTTGACCGGCGGGTACCCCCTGGCGGCCGTGCACGACCCGTGGACCGGCGGACCCGACCGGGGGTGGCCGGACACGATCCGGGAGTGTTTGTCAGTCGAGCGGCCAGGTGTGCACGGGGGCGTTGGAGCGCATGTGCTCGACGTACCGGGCGGTCATCGCCCTTAGGGCGTCCAGGCGGGAAAGTCCGCTGCCGTCGTGGAGCCGGTGGAACACCGCCGCCTGCCACTCCGCGCCGTTTCGGCCCGTACGGCACCGCTGCTCGATCACGCCGAGCAGGCGATCGCGGTCAGCGGGGTCGACGCCCCAGCGGTCCAGGCCCTCGTGGGCCAACGGCAGCAGCGTGCCCAAGGTGAGCTCGGCCGCCCCGACCTCACCGAGGCCGGGCCAGTGCAGCCGGGCGCCGATGCCCTCGCGGGCGCCGCGCAGGAAGTTGTCCTCGGCAGCCTCGAAGGAAAGCCGTGACCACACCGGTTGCTCGTCGGCCGCCAGCCGCCGGACGAGGCCGAAGTAGAACGCGGCGTTCGCCATCGTGTCGATGACCGTCGGACCGGCCGGCAGGATGCGGTTTTCGATCCGTAGGTGCGGGCGGCCGTCGGCGATGTCGTAGACCGGGCGGTTCCAGCGATAGATGGTGCCGCCGTGCAGGCAGAGCTCGGCGAGCCGCGGTGTGCCGCCCCGGTCGAGGACCTCCAGCGGATCCTCGTCGGCGATCTCGGGCAGCAGCGGCGAGAAGTAGCGCTGGTTCTCCTCGAAGAGGTCGGTCACGGATTCCAGCCAGCGTTCGCCGAACCACACCCGCGGCCGGACGCCCTGCTCGGTCAGTTCGACGCTGCGGGTGTCGATCGACTGCTCGAACAGCTTGATCCGTGTCTCGCGCCACAACTCCTTCTGGAACAGGAACGGCGAGTTGGCGCACACGGCCACCTGGGGGCCGGCGATCGCCTGGGCGGCGTTCCAGTACGCCGGGAAGGCGCCCTCGCTGACCTCGACGTGGAGCTGGGTGCTCGTGCATGCCGACTCCGGAACCACCGAGTCCGTGGTCAGCTCCAGCTTCTCGACGCCTTCGAGGCCGATGCGGATGTTCTCTCCCCGCTCGGTGATGATCTGCTCGTTGAGCAGCCGGTAGCGGACCTTCGGCGAGAGCGTCTCCGCGCCCATGTGGTCCGGGGTCACCGTCGGCAGGATCCCGACCATCACCAGCTCCGGGCCGACGGCCCTAGCCTTGGCGCCGGCCGTCTCCAGCCGGGCCAGCAGGTCGTCCTCGAACTCCCGCAGCGCGCTGCCGCGGAGCCGGCGCGGCTCGACGTTGATCTCCACGTTGTACTGCGCGAGCTCGGTCTGGAACGACTCGTCGTCGATCGCGGCCAGCACCTCGCTGTTGGTCATGGAGGGATCCCCGCGCTCGTCGACGAGGTTGAACTCGATCTCGAACCCGGTGAAGGGCCGGCGTACCTCGAACCGGCCTTCTTCGG
This Actinopolymorpha sp. NPDC004070 DNA region includes the following protein-coding sequences:
- a CDS encoding WhiB family transcriptional regulator translates to MPIRQRSTRPGGRRLIVVEPFLEWHEQAACCDEPSELFYGPERESQHERLAREARALAICDKCPVRTPCQKHALKRPEPYGVWGGTTESSRTAARRSSTEVPSRKQVAAVE
- a CDS encoding glutamate--cysteine ligase — its product is MGQDIKPRAFSPEDRALFRDKLRRCLRAFVRMSEEGRFEVRRPFTGFEIEFNLVDERGDPSMTNSEVLAAIDDESFQTELAQYNVEINVEPRRLRGSALREFEDDLLARLETAGAKARAVGPELVMVGILPTVTPDHMGAETLSPKVRYRLLNEQIITERGENIRIGLEGVEKLELTTDSVVPESACTSTQLHVEVSEGAFPAYWNAAQAIAGPQVAVCANSPFLFQKELWRETRIKLFEQSIDTRSVELTEQGVRPRVWFGERWLESVTDLFEENQRYFSPLLPEIADEDPLEVLDRGGTPRLAELCLHGGTIYRWNRPVYDIADGRPHLRIENRILPAGPTVIDTMANAAFYFGLVRRLAADEQPVWSRLSFEAAEDNFLRGAREGIGARLHWPGLGEVGAAELTLGTLLPLAHEGLDRWGVDPADRDRLLGVIEQRCRTGRNGAEWQAAVFHRLHDGSGLSRLDALRAMTARYVEHMRSNAPVHTWPLD